One Haloarchaeobius amylolyticus DNA window includes the following coding sequences:
- a CDS encoding bacterio-opsin activator domain-containing protein — MATEATFTVPPDEFPLGTIFESVPGVTVELERIVPREDVIIPYFWVRGVHIDDVEAVFSPHPGVKDIRPIDSIDDEYLLRVEWDPKYEGILSTLGETGVPLITAIGTNDRWTFEIRGDQQSDIATFQQRCRERGIPVTLTALHALTPVETATEAALTDSQLEALVLAYERGYFNSPRDVTMAELGEELGISQQAIASRLRRGTRNILGQTLTALVGDVQRYK, encoded by the coding sequence ATGGCTACCGAGGCGACGTTTACAGTCCCACCCGACGAGTTCCCCCTAGGGACGATCTTCGAGTCTGTGCCGGGCGTGACGGTCGAACTGGAGCGCATCGTCCCACGCGAAGACGTGATCATCCCGTACTTCTGGGTGCGGGGCGTCCATATCGACGACGTGGAGGCAGTCTTTTCACCTCATCCCGGTGTGAAGGATATTCGACCGATAGACTCCATCGATGACGAATACCTCTTGCGCGTCGAGTGGGACCCAAAGTACGAAGGAATACTCAGCACGCTCGGCGAGACGGGAGTACCACTCATCACGGCGATCGGCACGAACGACCGGTGGACCTTCGAGATCCGCGGAGACCAGCAAAGCGATATCGCCACGTTTCAGCAGCGGTGCCGAGAACGCGGCATCCCGGTGACGCTGACGGCCCTGCACGCGCTGACGCCGGTCGAGACTGCCACCGAGGCCGCACTCACCGATTCCCAGCTGGAGGCGCTGGTGCTGGCGTACGAACGTGGCTACTTCAACTCGCCGCGCGACGTGACGATGGCCGAACTGGGAGAGGAACTCGGAATCTCACAACAGGCGATCGCTTCTCGCCTCCGGCGTGGTACCCGCAATATTCTCGGTCAGACCCTCACCGCCCTGGTGGGTGACGTCCAACGGTATAAATAA
- a CDS encoding sensor histidine kinase codes for MTAAERETLRVALSKGYFEVPRQTPLVDIAEELGRSDVETSRHIQRGMGTVLRATNALEGSASGADCPSESAVGSVEEATDATERERQLQRRVEQLDRFASVLSHDLRNPLNTAKMSLELAREDPESVESHHERIEQSLDRIDELVTSLLLLAREGQVVSDFETVSLTETAARAWEFIEEPDATLRFEMDEATVRADPERLHTIFENLFQNAVTHGGPGVTIRVGLVNGGFFVKDDGPGIPSAEREEVFEYGHTTSSDGNGFGLSIVESIAIAHGWEVTVTESWKGGARIEFTTRTAPQ; via the coding sequence TTGACCGCAGCGGAACGCGAGACGCTTCGAGTTGCGCTCTCGAAGGGCTACTTCGAGGTCCCGAGGCAGACGCCCCTCGTCGACATCGCCGAGGAACTCGGCCGGTCAGACGTTGAGACCTCACGACACATCCAGCGTGGAATGGGAACCGTTCTGCGGGCGACGAACGCCCTGGAGGGGAGTGCAAGTGGGGCTGATTGCCCCAGTGAGAGCGCAGTGGGTAGCGTAGAAGAGGCGACCGACGCAACCGAACGCGAACGACAGCTACAACGTCGAGTCGAGCAACTCGACCGGTTCGCGAGCGTCCTCAGTCACGACCTCCGGAACCCGTTGAACACCGCCAAGATGAGCCTCGAACTGGCCCGCGAGGACCCCGAGTCTGTCGAGAGCCATCACGAGCGTATCGAACAGTCACTTGACCGTATCGACGAACTCGTGACCTCGTTGTTGCTCCTGGCCCGCGAAGGGCAGGTCGTCAGCGACTTCGAGACTGTCTCACTCACCGAGACCGCAGCGCGAGCGTGGGAGTTCATCGAGGAACCCGACGCGACGCTGCGATTCGAGATGGACGAGGCCACGGTCCGCGCGGACCCAGAGCGACTTCACACCATATTCGAGAACCTGTTCCAGAACGCGGTCACGCACGGCGGTCCGGGGGTCACGATTCGCGTCGGACTCGTGAACGGGGGGTTCTTCGTCAAGGACGACGGGCCCGGTATCCCATCGGCAGAACGTGAGGAAGTCTTCGAGTACGGGCACACGACGAGTAGCGACGGGAACGGGTTCGGACTTAGCATCGTCGAAAGCATCGCCATCGCGCACGGCTGGGAGGTGACCGTGACCGAGAGCTGGAAGGGAGGCGCTCGGATCGAGTTCACCACCAGAACGGCACCCCAATGA